Proteins encoded by one window of Nasonia vitripennis strain AsymCx chromosome 5, Nvit_psr_1.1, whole genome shotgun sequence:
- the LOC100679562 gene encoding uncharacterized protein LOC100679562, with protein MNKSSFIQEENTPVKKAPTLVRRVSDMFKDGTYSGPPSLFSQKIRHCCQNLNLLPYLLYSFENSKSHPIAKKVNLCFNLILRNFVERLLFVYANLRRAALTGLQLKSVPSSKPETQQQKSTVVSDTKARLTSLQKRKPKQNSVLLIIAIYLAPLILSFQLIGLCSLLIFGKYTPGFIFLVTSLVFLGYISMKIMFHDTVAVQREREEKKQKTKQE; from the exons ATGAATAAGTCCAGTTTTATCCAAGAGGAGAATACTCCAGTTAAAAAGGCCCCTACATTAGTCAGGCGTGTGTCCGACATGTTCAAAG ATGGAACTTACAGTGGACCaccctctcttttctctcaaAAAATTCGACATTGTTGTCAGAATTTGAACTTGCTGCCGTATCTACTTTACTCTTTTGAGAACTCCAAATCTCATCCAATAGCCAAGAAGGTTAACTTGTgctttaatttaatattaagaAACTTTGTGGAGCGACTTTTGTTTGTGTATGCAAATCTAAGGCGTGCAGCTTTGACTGGACTTCAACTCAAATCAGTACCGTCTTCCAAACCAGAAACTCAGCAACAGAAAAGTACTGTTGTTAGTGATACAAAAGCCAGATTAACCAGCCTCCAGAAACGAAAGCCCAAGCAAAACTCTGTTCTTCTAATCATTGCAATTTATCTCGCGCCCCTTATATTATCTTTTCAATTAATTGGACTATGCAGTCTACTTATATTCGGCAAGTACACCCCTGGCTTCATTTTTCTTGTAACGTCATTAGTGTTTCTTGGGTACATATCGATGAAAATCATGTTCCATGATACAGTAGCCGTCCAAAGGGAAAGGGAAGAgaagaaacaaaaaacgaAACAAGAGTAA
- the LOC100116428 gene encoding alkaline phosphatase, producing the protein MGSLNFVFLLLLFNFAGGIKEDKKHWQEVADKELRDALSYSWNTNTAKNVVLFVGDGMSPDTITASRIYRNGEDSYLAWERFPHVGLLKTYNSDKQAPDSASTATALFGGVKTNYNVHGVDANVALNDCEASLLTANRVESIISWAQASGKSTGFVTTTRVTHATPAPLYSYGPNRKWECESTMPKEAVKCKDIARQLIENEPGKSIKVIMGGGRQMLQTHVRETETDPIDTWAGRRKDGRDLINDWITDKKGKNAAFSVVQTNEELAAVDHKKTDYLLGIFANGHIPMDFKRDKSPKGQPSLEEMTVAALKILKKSDEGYLLVVEGGLIDYAHHRGHAAQALLETVRLSDAINATLELVDSEDTLVIVTSDHTHSLAFNGNSARGADILGIAEVSKIENIPYTTLSYSTGGPNNIAYQVVNNKSMRINPNESDTTEFTYSQQAAIITDEAHHGGGDVAVYALGPYAHLFHTTHEQNFVAHVVAYAAKIGPYANRSSTGNQWNMVWMGSLLGLILTINAYWHM; encoded by the exons ATGGggagtttaaattttgtgtttttgttgttactttttaattttgctgGCGGAATTAAGGAAG ACAAGAAGCATTGGCAAGAAGTCGCTGACAAGGAGTTACGAGATGCTTTGTCATACTCATGGAACACAAACACGGCTAAGAACGTCGTTCTTTTTGTTGGCGATGGCATGAGTCCAGATACAATAACAGCTAGTAGGATCTATCGGAATGGCGAAGATAGTTACTTAGCGTGGGAGAGATTTCCGCATGTAGGCCTACTTAAG ACATACAACTCGGATAAGCAAGCACCAGATTCAGCATCAACAGCGACTGCCTTGTTTGGTGGCGTAAAAACGAATTACAATGTGCACGGGGTCGATGCGAATGTGGCACTAAACGATTGCGAGGCGAGCCTTCTTACCGCCAACCGGGTTGAATCTATCATCAGCTGGGCGCAAGCCTCCGGCAAGAGCACAG GTTTTGTAACAACTACAAGAGTGACTCACGCAACACCTGCACCGTTATACTCGTACGGCCCGAATAGAAAATGGGAGTGTGAAAGCACTATGCCTAAGGAAGCTGTTAAATGTAAAGATATAGCTAGACAATTGATAGAAAATGAGCCTGGAAAAAGCATCAAG GTGATAATGGGTGGTGGTAGGCAAATGCTACAAACGCACGTTAGGGAAACGGAAACTGATCCCATCGACACCTGGGCAGGCCGTCGAAAGGACGGCCGGGATTTGATTAACGACtggataacagataaaaaaggaaagaatgCAGCATTTAGCGTAGTGCAAACGAACGAAGAACTGGCAGCAGTCGATCACAAAAAGACCGATTATCTGCTAGGAATTTTCGCCAACGGGCACATACCTATGGATTTTAAACGAGACAAGAGCCCGAAGGGCCAACCTAGTTTGGAGGAAATGACTGTGGCAGCGCTGAAAATACTTAAAAAGTCAGATGAAGGATATTTACTCGTG GTCGAAGGTGGACTGATCGACTACGCGCATCACCGCGGCCACGCGGCACAGGCTCTGCTGGAGACGGTCCGGCTGTCAGACGCGATAAACGCCACCCTAGAGCTGGTCGATTCGGAGGACACGCTGGTCATCGTTACCAGCGATCACACGCACTCGCTTGCCTTCAACGGCaacagcgcgcgcggcgcagatATTTTAG GAATCGCCGAGGTGTCCAAAATCGAGAACATCCCGTACACGACGTTGTCCTACAGCACCGGTGGCCCGAACAATATTGCATATCAAGTGGTGAATAACAAATCCATGCGAATAAATCCGAACGAGAGCGACACCACGGAATTTACTTACAGCCAGCAGGCAGCAATCATCACCGACGAGGCGCATCACGGAGGCGGTGACGTAGCTGTTTATGCGCTCG GGCCGTACGCACATCTGTTTCACACAACGCACGAGCAGAATTTCGTGGCCCACGTCGTTGCCTATGCAGCCAAGATAGGCCCCTATGCGAATCGATCGTCTACCGGCAATCAATGGAACATGGTCTGGATGGGCAGTCTGCTCGGCTTGATCCTCACAATCAACGCCTACTGGCATATGTGA